The following proteins come from a genomic window of Dissulfuribacter thermophilus:
- a CDS encoding sulfite exporter TauE/SafE family protein translates to MKNEYKFNSKVSIFLASLFVGIIFFASNCFSAPTAYLDAKEYGAGQQVTIKGKIDPGQDLYLVLCTDKLFRPLDAPGDKEREKLTKLFDDTAIPPIYYLITNTPDYFATPKGVPKGQKKGLFAFPPFKYTVRVNKIKKWDEIPSHVKGFLGPINSKEQWDFLRFTHEKKFGINTITKERPVGGGNSRMVLTDYTVQKEAWNKGVSIKLDKETGDFTVVITPYKNIAPGTKMAIWVNGEKSATYIVKPAGFFFKTANTYMNPLVVLLGAFLIGVLFVIMGAAGGLFTAAFQITVLGTKGPIGINAANTVKPTNLFLTLCSPITGLISYFKDRRFAWPVAIFFAIGILIGAFFLGPTFSAKYLPMKAYKFYLGIICLLIGIKLFHESLPSTIEKKKALKAIVQKFNQAVKEAKKTGKAAELGKVEFDKFNIIKFDMRFWGETFVARPLAMLIGGILMGMIAASFGVGGGFMFMPFMTSIMGYPMYLAVPIALAGTFATSVGGITKYILLGYSPDWLMAVCIAAGAIGGGMVGPKIQKRLPEIFLKRLLALALIIVFMKYTQLLWFMR, encoded by the coding sequence ATGAAGAACGAATACAAATTCAATTCTAAAGTTAGCATATTTTTAGCATCTTTATTTGTAGGGATAATCTTTTTTGCTTCCAATTGTTTTTCAGCACCCACGGCCTACCTGGATGCAAAAGAATACGGTGCTGGCCAACAGGTTACCATAAAGGGAAAAATTGATCCCGGACAGGATCTCTACCTTGTTCTCTGTACAGATAAGCTTTTTAGACCGCTAGATGCCCCTGGTGACAAGGAAAGGGAAAAGCTCACAAAATTATTTGATGATACTGCTATTCCGCCCATTTACTATCTCATTACAAATACACCTGATTATTTTGCAACACCAAAGGGGGTACCAAAAGGCCAAAAGAAAGGCCTCTTTGCCTTTCCACCTTTTAAGTACACTGTGAGGGTCAATAAGATAAAAAAGTGGGATGAGATACCGTCTCATGTAAAAGGTTTTTTGGGGCCTATTAACTCAAAGGAACAGTGGGATTTTTTGAGGTTCACCCACGAAAAGAAATTCGGCATCAACACCATCACTAAGGAACGTCCTGTAGGTGGTGGAAATTCCAGGATGGTCCTAACTGATTACACAGTCCAGAAGGAGGCATGGAACAAGGGTGTAAGCATTAAATTAGATAAAGAGACCGGGGATTTTACAGTAGTTATAACTCCTTATAAGAATATCGCTCCCGGAACTAAAATGGCCATATGGGTCAATGGCGAAAAGAGTGCTACCTACATAGTCAAGCCTGCAGGCTTTTTCTTTAAGACTGCGAATACGTACATGAATCCGCTTGTGGTTTTACTAGGAGCATTCCTGATAGGTGTGCTATTTGTCATCATGGGTGCTGCAGGCGGGTTATTTACTGCTGCATTTCAGATAACGGTTCTGGGCACTAAGGGGCCAATAGGAATAAATGCAGCAAATACCGTAAAACCAACTAACTTATTTCTTACTTTATGCTCGCCAATAACAGGCCTAATAAGCTATTTTAAGGACCGCCGTTTTGCCTGGCCCGTAGCCATATTCTTTGCAATTGGTATTCTCATTGGTGCCTTCTTCCTTGGACCTACATTTTCTGCCAAGTATCTCCCAATGAAGGCATACAAGTTTTATCTAGGAATTATCTGTCTCCTCATCGGAATAAAGCTATTCCATGAAAGTCTCCCCAGTACCATTGAAAAGAAGAAGGCCCTTAAGGCCATTGTTCAGAAGTTCAATCAGGCTGTGAAAGAGGCCAAAAAGACTGGCAAGGCAGCAGAACTTGGAAAGGTAGAATTTGATAAATTCAACATCATTAAATTCGATATGAGATTTTGGGGAGAGACCTTTGTGGCACGTCCCCTGGCCATGCTCATTGGTGGCATCCTTATGGGAATGATAGCAGCCTCATTTGGTGTTGGCGGTGGATTCATGTTCATGCCTTTTATGACTTCGATAATGGGTTATCCCATGTATCTTGCTGTCCCCATCGCCCTTGCAGGCACCTTTGCAACCAGTGTCGGTGGAATAACCAAATATATCCTCCTTGGATATTCGCCAGATTGGCTTATGGCAGTGTGCATCGCAGCTGGCGCTATCGGTGGAGGAATGGTTGGACCAAAGATCCAAAAAAGGCTCCCTGAGATCTTTTTAAAGAGACTGCTCGCCCTGGCTCTAATCATTGTCTTCATGAAGTACACCCAGTTGTTGTGGTTCATGAGATAA
- a CDS encoding 4Fe-4S dicluster domain-containing protein: protein MNRYAIYLNSKRCIGCHGCELHCKSNKGLPVGPILCEIKHKALKNVRGVPKTEFQFQTCYHCDEPFCVPICPTGAMKKREDGIVYVDEEKCFGCMACQGACPWHIPQFNPDTGKAIKCDYCMDRIDSGLKPACVTKCTTHALKLVELREV from the coding sequence ATGAATCGATATGCAATATACCTGAATTCAAAAAGATGCATTGGCTGTCATGGTTGCGAACTCCACTGTAAGTCCAATAAAGGACTTCCAGTGGGCCCCATACTTTGCGAGATAAAACATAAAGCTCTAAAAAATGTTAGAGGAGTTCCCAAAACGGAATTTCAGTTCCAGACCTGTTATCATTGTGACGAACCATTCTGTGTACCAATCTGTCCAACTGGTGCAATGAAAAAGAGGGAAGATGGCATCGTCTATGTAGATGAGGAAAAGTGTTTTGGGTGTATGGCCTGTCAGGGTGCATGTCCATGGCATATTCCCCAGTTCAACCCTGATACTGGGAAGGCTATTAAATGCGATTATTGTATGGATAGGATAGATTCAGGCTTAAAACCAGCCTGTGTAACAAAGTGTACGACCCATGCCTTGAAATTGGTTGAACTGAGAGAGGTGTAA
- a CDS encoding molybdopterin-containing oxidoreductase family protein, producing the protein MAKTVWSMCGMCSVRCPIRVEVDDGEIKWIEGNPHILGRSLCAKGTAGISLYRDCERPQTPLIRRGGRGAGKWDPVSWETAIEYVGEKLEKIISQYGARSVVLSCRGGPFVDLPKAFIHALGSPNFTNHDSACGRNVHHSSLSVYGLGRKGFVYDIKNSKHLVLFGRNILSSLRVAEVQQVVDMLEKGGSLTYVDVRQTLTGIKATRFFLVRPGTDYALALGMINEVIRRGAYDKEFIEKNVVGFDELAKFVEPYTAEWAAKECGVKAGKIKEFVAEIATQRPSVIFHPGWMMSRYKDSFYATRALHILNVLMGNIEVTGGQIFSKGPGDCGVKGLRSLDAQVPKPEERRADGVGWRYKHFDKGPGLFHLFYDAMITEDPYPIKALICYRHDPFSCFPDPQAQKEALEKCDLLVSIDTHYSEFGWFSDVILPESTYLERDSMIATQKGAKPRFIVRRQAVEPKFNTRASWEIFKLLADRLGIGQYFPYETIEDLWQWQLEPTGFSIEDFEEKGFVSLTEKPIMYDRNNLHGKFKTPSGKIEFVSQRLEEAGLPSFKPYESPLHPPQGKFRLVFGRTPVHSHSMTINNPMLHELMPENTLWMNRRAAEKLGIKEGDLVDVVSDTQKGVIKVHVTEFIHPEAVYTVHGFGRQVPLQSRAYHSGMSDQKLMEGLLLAMDVAGGGLCLCEKFVTVRKSPRNRKRRVEL; encoded by the coding sequence ATGGCAAAGACCGTATGGAGTATGTGCGGCATGTGTTCTGTCCGCTGCCCGATACGGGTGGAGGTAGATGATGGAGAAATCAAGTGGATAGAGGGAAATCCTCATATTCTTGGGCGTTCCTTATGCGCCAAGGGAACTGCTGGAATTTCACTATATAGAGATTGTGAAAGGCCTCAGACCCCACTAATTAGACGAGGGGGCAGAGGTGCAGGAAAATGGGATCCTGTTAGCTGGGAGACAGCCATAGAATATGTTGGAGAAAAGCTTGAGAAGATTATTTCTCAATATGGAGCACGCTCTGTCGTCCTTAGTTGTAGAGGAGGGCCATTTGTGGACCTTCCCAAGGCCTTTATTCACGCCTTAGGTTCACCGAATTTCACAAATCATGATAGTGCCTGTGGAAGAAATGTTCATCATTCAAGTCTTTCTGTATACGGCCTGGGTAGAAAGGGGTTTGTATATGACATAAAAAATTCTAAGCACCTGGTCCTCTTCGGAAGGAATATTCTCAGCTCCCTACGAGTCGCCGAGGTCCAACAGGTAGTCGATATGCTAGAGAAGGGCGGAAGCCTTACTTATGTGGATGTAAGGCAGACACTGACAGGGATAAAGGCCACAAGATTTTTTTTAGTGAGACCTGGGACAGATTATGCACTTGCCCTTGGGATGATTAACGAAGTCATCCGTAGGGGGGCATATGATAAGGAGTTCATAGAAAAAAATGTTGTTGGCTTTGATGAACTAGCAAAGTTCGTGGAACCATATACAGCAGAATGGGCAGCCAAGGAGTGCGGTGTAAAGGCCGGGAAGATCAAGGAGTTTGTAGCTGAAATTGCCACACAGCGTCCATCTGTGATCTTTCATCCAGGCTGGATGATGTCTAGATATAAGGACTCTTTTTATGCAACGAGGGCTCTACATATCTTAAATGTCTTAATGGGGAACATAGAAGTTACTGGTGGCCAGATTTTTTCTAAAGGTCCAGGGGATTGTGGAGTAAAGGGCCTCAGAAGCCTTGATGCACAGGTACCTAAACCAGAAGAGAGACGAGCAGATGGAGTTGGCTGGCGATACAAGCACTTTGATAAGGGGCCAGGACTCTTTCATCTCTTTTATGATGCGATGATTACAGAAGATCCGTATCCAATCAAGGCGCTAATTTGTTACAGGCACGATCCTTTCAGCTGTTTCCCTGATCCTCAGGCCCAAAAAGAGGCGCTAGAAAAATGTGATCTCCTTGTATCCATAGATACCCACTACAGCGAATTTGGCTGGTTTAGCGACGTGATTCTCCCTGAATCGACCTATCTTGAAAGAGATAGCATGATTGCCACACAAAAGGGGGCCAAACCAAGGTTCATTGTTCGGAGGCAGGCAGTTGAGCCGAAGTTCAACACAAGAGCATCATGGGAGATCTTCAAGCTCCTGGCCGATAGACTTGGGATAGGACAATACTTCCCTTATGAGACCATTGAAGATCTATGGCAGTGGCAGTTAGAGCCTACTGGTTTTTCAATTGAGGACTTTGAAGAAAAGGGATTTGTTTCATTGACGGAAAAGCCCATTATGTATGATAGGAACAACCTTCATGGAAAGTTCAAGACCCCGTCTGGAAAAATTGAATTTGTAAGCCAGAGGCTCGAAGAGGCCGGGCTTCCATCCTTTAAACCTTATGAGTCTCCACTTCATCCTCCACAGGGGAAATTCAGGCTCGTCTTTGGACGCACTCCAGTGCATTCCCACAGTATGACTATCAATAATCCAATGCTCCATGAACTCATGCCAGAGAATACCTTATGGATGAATAGAAGAGCAGCTGAAAAGTTGGGTATCAAAGAAGGAGACCTAGTTGATGTTGTATCCGATACACAAAAAGGAGTTATTAAGGTCCATGTGACAGAGTTTATACATCCTGAGGCGGTTTATACAGTTCATGGCTTTGGCAGACAGGTTCCACTTCAGTCAAGGGCCTATCATTCAGGTATGAGCGACCAGAAACTCATGGAAGGTCTACTTTTAGCCATGGATGTGGCTGGAGGTGGCCTATGTCTTTGTGAAAAATTCGTGACAGTGAGAAAGAGCCCACGCAATCGTAAAAGGAGGGTGGAATTATGA